The Oncorhynchus nerka isolate Pitt River linkage group LG13, Oner_Uvic_2.0, whole genome shotgun sequence sequence ggaggagaaatggaagtgaatgagggtgaagtattggtggtaggtgtggtgaagttCTCGGAAGTTCTCGGAGCCTGAGGCTTGCACCAAGGGTCAGGATAAGGATGTGTCTGTGACAGTAGGATTGAAGTTTTTGGAAAAAGTGGACccttgccttttggctgatccatttgtggtttcagggtgggtgaaaaCAGAGTTGGGTGCTGTGGAATCGGCGAGGGTAACCAGAAGTGGTCTTGTGATAATTGTTTGTGATTCTGCTGGTCAGAGGGAAAAGGCGCTCTACATTAAACGAATGGGGGCAAGAAATGTGAATTGTTTTGCTCTCAAGAAAAGGGTGCCATTGAAAGGATTGATTACTGGGGTAGCAGTAAATGTAAAAGTTGACCAACTGATGGGGAAGATTCCCGGTGTTTGTGATGCTCATCGTTTGGTGCGACACAGACAGGGTGATGAGAGTGCTGGAACAAAAGAGTCATTGTCTGTTATTTTGAGTTCTGATGTTGAGCCTTTGCCCGACAAAGTGATGTTAGGATATATAAGTTGTTCTGTACGAGCTTTTGTGCCGAATACATTacgttgttacaggtgtcaagcttatgggcatgtgtgtaggagagaggttcctaggtgtgagaagtgtgcagaaggacatgagacaaaggaatgtgtagcattggggaaagtagtggtatgtgttaattgtaggggtgcccatgtggctggggatcagaaatgttccatcgagagaggcaggttgaggtttccagggttgtTGTCAACTGAAGTTGTCAactgctgaggcagtgaagaaagtagaggaagatgggtcaaaggggaggatcctgagaggagtggtgtgagtagtagatctgtaccagtacagagggagggatcctgagaggagtggtgtgagtagtagatctgtaccagtacagagggagggatcctgagaggtgtggtgtgagtagtagatctaccagtacagaggagggtgagtgtgagtagtagatctgtaccagtacagagggagggatcctgagaggagtggtgtgagtagtagatctgtaccagtacagagggagggatcctgagaggagtggtgtgagtagtagatctgtaccagtacagagggagggatcctgagaggagtggtgtgagtagtagatctgtaccagtacagagggagggatcctgagaggagtggtgtgagtagtagatctgtaccagtacagagggagggatcctgagaggagtggtgtgagtagtagatctgtaccagtacagagggagggatcctgagaggagtggtgtgagtagtagatctgtaccagtacagagggagggatcctgagaggagtggtgtgagtagtagatctgtaccagtacagagggagggatcctgagaggagtggtgtgagtagtagatctgtaccagtacagagggatgaACCAACAAGTGAaatatgtttcagtaagattggatttttagccttttatagcaatggttatcaactgtactgaaGGGATGGAACATAAAGTCGCAGAAAATtgtggttgtggtggcagctgcagagaggcaTTTGGGTGTGTGAGacttgacatcagaagagttcCATGGTttcctgcagtacagttgataaccattgctataaatgTGTTAAGTGCTGATGTCCCACCCTTTCAGGTTGTTGGCCTGAGGTAGGACTTCatatatttaaatagtggagtagggtggtgtttttttttgtttttttgagtATAGTGTTAGATTTTAGGctatttgtttgtttatttattttgttcaAGCAAAGTATAAAGAAGTTGTATTCAAGTCtagttggtggcggtaatgcaacatattggatgccaaccggcattaaacctcatcgaagaagaattaaatggttccaatcgttatTTCCATCATTCATTTGTcctataggggattttagaaacacttaaaattaGGGAAGTGTTTCTAAACTTCCCTATAGGAAAAatggttttatgggtattatgacaccttcAATGTCAGGCTGTATAgaggggttggttgtttagcaacaaaacgaCATGTGCGCAACTAGGGGtaaaacagacagggttggcttagattgttgacaacatgaaacatctccaatgtttattgaaaacataaagttgcacaatgagcacttgtctctcaaatacatcattacagttgttcgttagctagctagtgaatgTTTGTCATTGTTGCAAGCTActctatctggccatccagaatcacaacaacactaGGCCTTCTGTTCCCTTAAAGCGCTGCTTTGTTTTCATTAGGTTCTAAGCTAACCTGTCTGTGTTGAGCTCAGTGTGAGAGATGATGGTTGCCAGTATCCAGATTTAACCATTATTTATTTCTAAGCTTATCCCCTCTCCAGTGTGATGTAttgatgaagtgtgtgtgtgtgtgtgtgtgtgtgggcatgcaTTTGTCTTTCAGTGTGCCATAGTGATGAACCTGAGTGCTGTTGATCGCTGTGCGTTTGTGAAGACCACCCCAGACTGCAGTATGGAAGACAGCTTCATCAACTACCTCAAGATGACCTTCTGTCTACTACCACCCGACCTCACACCCCTCACCATCACactctgtgtaagtgtgtgtgtgtcttgtcaaTAGCAGGTGCTCTTACTACCCAGAATGACTTAAATTGAAATAAGGAAGCTGAAGCAACCTCAATAGAAGCTAGTAATGGAtacttccctctgttctgagtaGAACTTCCTCTAATAAAGCTGGATTTACATCAGCTTTAACTGAGCCATGCAGTAAAAACACAGAGTCATGACATCAGGCAGTGAGGGAAAAATTACATATTTACCTGCTTTGTTGATTATATCTGTATGAATATTGATAGTTAACAACTATGAGCTTGGCAATAGTAAGAGATTGCTAAGAGATTTTCATAACTACCAATGCTGTGCTTCTGCAAAAGGATGGTTCCCCTCTAGCTCCCCGAAGACCCTCTGAGTGTATGGTCAAGGACATGGCGCAACTCAAGATAGAGAGcctgaggaacagaacaaactTGCTATTGTTTCTAATCAACTTTGCTTCTGACAAACTAAGCCAAATGGAGGGGGGGTGAACATCACCTGGTACACATAACGACAAGATGAACACAAGGTAGCTTGTGATGCCCCGATCTGCCGGGCAGGGGTGGAACCAGCCATGACTAAGCATTTTTAGGTCTGCTATATTAGGTCTGCTGTAAGACCTCTGTATTTTTTGTATGGTTGAGCTCTCAGCCTTCCACTTCAGAGTGTATGGTTGACCAGCTTCATTATTGCAATTCTTATtcaataaagatgattgtttgaagaaatgacaaaGTCTCTCTCACTTGGTTAAACATTTCCACGACAAGTGTTTAACTGAGGATTTGTCCTCAGGGTGTCCACCCAGTCTGGGTTACCCCAGAGGCCCAGGCTGTAGGCCTAGTAGTAGAGGCTACACTAGTTATTTGTGGGGAAGAAGAGATGCGACACCTGCCCATTTGATATAAAAGTCATTTAATATTTTAAACATTGACGTTTTGGCCATGTCAGAACTAATCTttcatctctatccctctactctctctacagaTGATTTGGTTGTTGTTCTTGTTCATAGTTCTGGGACTGACTGCATCAAAGTTGTAAGTGTCACTTACACGCTCTGTTTATAATGTCTTTACAGCCTGTAAGTTAAGTTTACACACTCTCTATAAGACTGAGAAACATGAGTTTCgtaacagtctctgtctctcgctgtacGCTGGCTGTAAAGAGAGTGGTGTTTGTGGTTGTGTTTCGTTGACTGCAGGGTTACAACAGCGTTCTCCTCAGCAGTTCAAGTTGATATGgtcacatcccactgggcacacactggttgaatcaatgttgtttccatgtcatttcaatgaaattacgttgaattgacgtctgtgctcaGTGGGATGGACCTAGTCACTTGACCACCTGAGATGAGTGTGTCATGGTTAAGGTTTCCTCTCAGGGAGATGAGACTAACTTTAATGCTTGTGATTTGGTCATGTGACTGATCACATGTATCACAGAGAAAGCAAATGTCCACCAgactgttgttacatactgtgtgtgtttgaggctGGGGGGGTTCTAGGTTAACTATTGATTGACTTAAGGCGCATCTATGTTTTTTCTATCTTCAGCTTCTGTCCCAACCTCTCAGCCATCTCCTCCTTCCTTCGACTCACACACAACGTGGCTGTATCCctctacagcacacacacacacacactgtatcgcATTCAACATATTTTCATGAATATTTCTTTAAATCTGCTTAAATTATCATCtcgtcagacacacacacacaaatacactcgCAAACAAACTCTACTCTAGCACCAGAAGTGTTTTCCCTAAcagtgtgtgtcagggtgttacGTTCCTGGCGCTAGGTAACGGAGCCCCAGATGTCTTCAGTGCCACAGTGGCCTTCTCCCGTCCACACACTGCTGGCCTGGCGATAGGTGCACTGTTTGGTACGTACACATACAACGCCTTGCTATAGAAGCACTGTTCAGTCAGAGTAGACCTGCTCCTTTAATCCCTCTTTCCCTCCGTCCATAGGAGCGGGTATCTTCGTAACCACTGTGGTTGCCGGGGCTGTGTCATTGGTCAAACCCTTCACTGTGGCGTCCCGCCCCTTCCTGCGTGATGTCATCTTCTACATGGCTGCTGTCTTCTGGACCGTCGTCATCCTCTACAGAGGAACTATATCACTGGGAGAGACActgggtaaacacacacacagttgggtTAGACTTCTTGCGTTAGAGTTGAATAAGAGTTGTGTCATGGTTGTAGTAGTCAACATTACCCTGGGAGCTACACAACACCAAACCTCTCTCTATTTCAGGTTCATCTATCAGTCATGCCTCTGTGTCCCTCAAGCTTGAACCCAGTCAAAATATTACAGACCTAGACACAGTATTCAGTGCACTTCAGAAGTTAGGACTGTTTACACTGGGGTGAATGGGGTGAAATAAGAATGAGgtgtttgtttctctctgtagggtacctGGGGCTATATGTGGTGTATGTGGTAACAGTCATCGCCAGTGCCTACATCTACAGTCATCAGAAACACTCAGCAACCAGAAGTTCCATCCAGAGCTCAACACATGTACCAGGTAACACACCCACACAacaaactctgcattgttgggaacggcccgtaagtaagcatttcacggttagtCTACACTAACTGTGAAATAACTaaaatgtgacaaataaaattggttttaatttgacacacaaacacacacagtgagtgTCACCtggtggacgtgtttaactattctGGTCTAAACAAGAATAGTaattggggacattttgttagtccccatgaggtcaaatgctatttctagggggtttagggttaaggttagaattagtatTAGGGTTGGAATTACATTAaaggttaggagctagagttagggtaagagtacgggATAGGGAAAAATAGgcttttgaatgggactgaattgtgtgtccccacaaggttagctgtacaagattGTGTATCTGACAGTCATATCTGTCTGCAGAGTTCCAGTCGTCTGAGTCAGATGATGAGGCAATTCTTATATCTAATAGCAGCATCCAGGAGGACTACGGTAACAACCACAATCATGTGTACATTCTACTAAGTTATTCTGCTGGGGTGTGCTACGAGAATCAATCCAGTCAAGTGTTTGTGTTTTTGCGTGTATAGACAGTGAGTACTGTCCCCTGCTGCCCTACTGTGAATCAACCAGTTCCATCCTGTTGAGTTCTCTCAACCCGGTGGACAGCAGGATCTGGAGGAGGAAGTCCTGGCGCTGGAGGGCCATCAAAATAGTAAAGGTGTGCATGCatgactgtatgtgtgtttttctatttGCAGATCTGAAGTTGTCTTTGCACTTTTCTATTGGCAGAACTGTAATAATTAGGAGTCAGTGTTATGACAggggttgtgaacagagccaGACCATATGTTTTTATTTGGACAGGAGGAGCATCATTGTGTGCTTGAATGTGTGGTTACTGAGCTGCAGTTTCTCCCCTGTCCACCAGATGCCACTggaggtgctgctgctgctgactgtTCCCGTGGTGGATCCTGATAAAGAAGACAGGAACTGGAGAAGACCATTAAACTGCCTCCACCTGATCACCGCACCACTGGTGTGTGTGCTCACCTTCCGTTCTGGAGAGTGTAAGTCTACATGCCTGTGTATTAGTGAAGCGCTGCCCACCTGGGTGTCATTCCTTAAAAAATCCACAAATGTATAATTCTTGTGCTCTTTATATCTATAGGTCACATTTAGCCTAGAATACTGAAAGAAAAACCTATCTGGTATTAGTGCATAAGTGTAAGCTTTACAcctcgatcacaccgacagcATCATTGCATTctggtacaccagaagtacattcatttccaatggacactgcatttgccttgcagcattacgttgcagaggcagttgcagtgcgttgTGTGGTGCTTACGTTGAACGTATGCTTCAAACTGTATGtgtagacggcttgacagaaatggtagcagaaggtgaatgttgaaatGTTGTTGCACACAGAGCCagatgatgatgtgtaacattTTGCTCAGTGACgctgtcggtgtgatcgaggCGTTACACCAAATAGCTTTTGCGAACAGGCAGAGAAAGTTAATGTCAATCCACTGAGGCAGAGTTTTTAATTAAGAGAGAAACTGtgaaatggagagttgaaaataaagggAAAGGAGGGCCAGAAAAGTCATGTTTGTGACAGATTTGTGTGTTAAGAGGATGACAGCATTGCCAgctgtgtgatgattgtgaggccCTATACAAATTTGACAGTCACAAGACAGGGACTTCAAATGGGCCTATGGCCAAGGGAACTGGACtgcctactgttcagatgggttaaatggaaactgaaatctggacactgactgtagagctataacctctcacatatgCTTAATTATTTTAATATTAAGGCTATCTTGCAGTAAAATTATACACCAAATGTAGGAAAAATGTGGATATGGGAACAGGAGTGGAAAATATGATTtatttctttcagcatcttgagagaatgtgaaAGTGCAGTTCGATACAGTCTGtagagcacaggaggttggtggcaccttaattggggaggacgggctcgtggtataggctggagtggaatggtataaatacatcaaacacatggtttccagttgtttgatgccattccactgCTGTAGAGGTGATATCTTGATCAGTATCATAAAAGCTAGTATTTAAACCACATAAAATGTGCATCCAAGCCGAAATTGAAATCTTATCAGGAACCTGTTGGGTCATTTTCATAGCTTTCTATTTCCTTACAACTggtcaaactgatgtcatttggaaaTTTTGCAGAGAAAATCTTTCATTTTTTTTTAGTTAATTTattttctccccggtccctaaactGCTCCACGAAAGAATCAGAGATGACCGAGAACGTTACCAATGTTAAGTAGATTGAAACATATTCTGGCGAGCAAGAGTTTATTTAGTCTTCTGGGGCAACatataatgacagaagagaagctgcatgtatataattatagacaagttgactaacacACAGCCTACCAAAATGTCAGAAATAAGCAGAAATGTATCTACATCGGGCATCGGGCCCCTGCCAACAAATTGTTCCGCCATCTCTGCCTGTAGCCTACAGCGCATTTTCTATAttagagggttagggttgggtgcgGTCTTCAtattttcactttatcacatatagtcTGGTGGTTGCGGATGCGTTGTTAGCAATTGCAGGCAGGGgcaggtgaacaaacagctgatcTGCGCACCACTactgtgtatgggtgtgtggtCAAAGAACCTCAATCTCTATTCTGTAAAATGTGACATCCTCTCCAGAAGAAGTGGGCTAACCCACTGGACTCGTGTCACTTTCTCTCTCTAGACGGGATGTATCAGATCGAGGATCAGTTTCCTGTCTGGGTGTTGACGTTGCTCTTTGGCCTCTTCCTCTCCGCCATAGTCTTtctcaccaccaccaacaaccacCCCCCGCCATACCACTCAGTAagaacacatacacagacacattcCTTCTTTCCATAACTGTTGTTGTCTCCGTTAGGTGTTGTGGTGAGTGTGTATGATGTGTGTGGGGTTTGTGGTGAGTGTGTATGATGTGTGTGGGGTTTGTCCAtagctgttctctctgctgggctTTGTGGTGAGTGTGTATGATGTGTGTGGGTTTTCTCCAtagctgttctctctgctgggctTTGTGGTGAGTGTGTATGATGTGTGTGGCTTTTCTCCAtagctgttctctctgctgggctTTGTGGTGAGTGTGTGGGTTTTCTCCAtagctgttctctctgctgggctTTGTGGTGAGTGTGTATGATGTGTGTGGGTTTTCTCCAtagctgttctctctgctgggctTTGTGGTGAGTGTGTATGATGTGTGTGGCTTTTCTCCAtagctgttctctctgctgggctTTGTGGTGAGTGTGTATGATGTGTGTGGGTTTTGTCCAtagctgttctctctgctgggctTTGTGGTGAGTGTGTATGATGTGTGTGGGTTTTCTCCAtagctgttctctctgctgggctTTGTGGTGAGTGTGTATGATGTGTGTGGGTTTTGTCCAtagctgttctctctgctgggctTTGTGGTGAGTGCGATATGGATCAGTGCTGCGGCTTTGGAGGTGGTCAGTATCCTGCACATGCTCGGTGTGGTCTTCAGTCTGTCCAACAATTTACTGGGTCTCACACTGCTGGCCTGGGGAAACAGCATAGGGggtgagacacatacacacaaactgagGTTATCTGCACTCCCCTACTAATCATTCAACAGAAGACAGACTGACTGCTTGCTTGCTGTAGTGTTGAATCTGTTTATTTCCAGATAGTTTTTCTGACGTCACCATCGCTCGCCAGGGATACCCTCAGATGGCAATATCAGCCTGCTTTGGGGGAATCATCTTTAGTATCCATTTGTGTGTCTTCTGGATATGTTTGTACAGGCAtaatgggagtgtgtgtgtgtttgactgtgaAAAGCATAAtgcgagtgtgtgtgtacctctgctatgtgtgtgtgcatcatgTTTCTGCCTTGACCGTGTTCCTCTCAGACATGCTGATTGGAGTGGGCCTTGGCTGTCTGATTCAGATGTTTAACAACGAGCCAGTGGTGACGGTACGTCTGCTCTTAGCTTCAGTACCCtgtcatatacatatacacacacacacagttgaagtcagaagtttacataaacattagccaaatacatttatacattcctgacatttaattatagtaaaattccctgtcttaggtcagttaggatcaccactttattttaagaatttgaaatgtcaaaataatagtagagtgatttatttcagcttttatttctttcatcagtctcagtgggtcagaagtttacatacactaaattaatatttggtaacattgcctttaaattgtttaacttgggtcaaacatttcaggtagtcttccacaagcttcccacaataagttgggtgaatgttggcccattcctcctgacagaactggtgtaactgagtcaggtttgtaggcctccttgctcgcacacgctttttcagttctgcccacatattttctataggattgaggtcaaggctttgtgatggccactccaatatcttgactttgttgtccttaagccattttgccacaactttggaagtatgcttggggtcattgtccatttggaagacccatttgtgaccaagctttaacttcctgactgatgtcttgtgatgttgcttcaatatatccacatcatttcccttCCTCAtaacgccatctattttgtgaagtgcaccagtccccccgGCAGCAAGGCACCCCCagaatatgatgctgccacccccgtgcttcacggtttggatggtgttctttggcttgcaagccttaccctttttcctccaaacataacgatggtgatTATGGCTTAACAGGTCTATATttgttacatcagaccagaggacatttctccaaaaagtacgttctttgtccccatgtgcagttgcaaaccgtagtctggcttgtttatggcggttttggagcagtgacctcttccttgctgagtggcctttcaggttatttctatataggacttgttttactgtggatatagatactttagtacatttttcctccagcatcttcacaaggtcctttgctgctgttctgggattgattttcacttttcgcaccaaagtacgttcatctctaggagacagaacgtgtctccttcctgagcggtataacggctgcgtggtcccatggtgtttatactttgtacagatgaacatggtaccttcaggcgttggaccagacttgtggaggtctacaatgtttttccgGAAGTCTTGGtggatttccccatgatgtcaaacaaagaggcactgagtttaaaggtagaccttgaaatacatccacagatacacctccaattgactcaaatgatgtcaattagcctatcagaagcttctaaagccatgacatcattttctggaatttaggcacagtcaacttggtgtatataaacttctgagtcactggaattgtgatacagtgaattatatgtgaaataatcgtTGGAAAACTTacttgtcatgtacaaagtagatgtcctaaccgacttgccaaaactatagtttgttaacaagaaatttgtggagtagttaAAAAACGAGTgttaatgacaccaacctaagtgtatgtaaactgtatgtatatatatgagcTGAGTTTGTAATTGGGTGTCATAAACATTTGTAGAGAGGTAGTGACCAGAGAAATGTCTTTGTCTGAAGTGTGTAGGATAGGAGAGTTTTATCAGGAAATAAATTAAAATGTTTATCAATGAGAGAGAATAGCAGCCGTCCCGATATTGAACTCTGTGCAACACCTTTTTTCAGTTTCCACATGATTGGACTGGTATTAACCTATTTCCCCCCTCTCTAATCCCCCTAGTTTGAACCTGCAGGTTTGTTGACCTGGGTTCTAGCAGgttctctgggtctctctctggtcctctccttCATCCTAGTTCCTCTGCACTGTTTCCACATGGGCCGGTCCTATGGAATCTTCCTCCTGCTCTTTTACGCGGTCTTCCTCCTGGTTGCGCTGCTCACTGAGTTTGGCTTTATCCACACCGGAAGCCAGTAAGGGATGTAAGGGATGGACCAGTCTGGTGGAGCTGCCTGTGAGTACTGACAAGACTGTCGGAGACCTGAGTGACTTAAAGCCAATAACACTGGGCCTTAATTGAATTGGAGCAAATCACCCTGTGGCTTTACTTTAGTCTGTTTGCACTGACTGTATTTTTATATTGAGATTGCTATTAGCTGTTACTTGAgaacagcttctcttcctggggtccacacaaaacaattATACAGAAATGACTGTAGGGACAATTGTTCTTACAGGCAACATCCCGTGAATCTTATGTGAAAGCAACACTGTTAAAAGTAACCCATATACCAACAAGGAGAAGAAATACATTAAAAAGCTGCAGTAGCACTAGGGAATTATCTCCTTTAAATCAATGTGAATGCAGTGTCTCCTATCTTAGTGAGACACACTGCTCTATGTAATGGTTGTGAGTAAACTGTCAAATGTGCTCTATGCGTTTTATGGCATAGAAATACCTTCCAACTTCTGAAACATGAAACAGTAGGGCGCAGCTGTTAAAATGATTTGAAGATGGCCCTAAAAACAAGCTACTTTACGTAGTAGCTTCAAACATTGTTTAAAAAATGTTTCATTAAGAAATAGTTCTTTACCATGACAGATGTATGATAGATATATAGGTAATACATTACTGCCCCTGATAGATATTTGCACCTTTGGTAAAGGATGCTGTTAGAACTTTGTCTggactgtgtgtatatgtgttaaaGGAACTGAGCTCCAGGTAGATCACAAGTCCCTAGTGAACTCCGTTTAACAGCTTAACTGAAGAGAACATACTGAGCGgggttcagtctggttttagcACCACAACTGCAGCACAATGTTGCTTTTTATCATTGATTTATCAAAGGCATTTGATTCAGTTGACCATGAATTGTTGCTAGCTAGACTCGGTAACGGGGCGGTAAACAGTTCCTAAACCAATATGTACATGCTGACAATCACAAGTCTAGATTAATAGAGGTGTACCCCAGGGTTCCATTTTAGCTCCTGTGTTGTTCTCAATGTGTATTAATGATTTGGGAAATGGGATGCAACCAGTAAAGCTGcatctatatgcagatgatagtcaTATTCATGTGCACCTTCTCTGGTTCAGGCTGTTGAAGAGCTCCAGACTGCTTTTCAGTCACTTTTGTGGTCTCAAACTGGTATTGAATGTACAAACAACTAAATTCATGACCTTTAACAGAGTTAGCACTCAGCCAGAGAAGGTTAGCATTGTCACATCTAGGAGCTTATCCATTGAAGTGTCatcctacaaatacctagatAAAGGACTTGTCATCCAACC is a genomic window containing:
- the LOC115140134 gene encoding mitochondrial sodium/calcium exchanger protein isoform X7 produces the protein MKSRVVFISLLLCFQYIYGLGSGESGTGVVPSPDRYPDGADLRSSVGTMMGTHFAMFHQGNTDKCAIVMNLSAVDRCAFVKTTPDCSMEDSFINYLKMTFCLLPPDLTPLTITLCMIWLLFLFIVLGLTASKFFCPNLSAISSFLRLTHNVAGVTFLALGNGAPDVFSATVAFSRPHTAGLAIGALFGAGIFVTTVVAGAVSLVKPFTVASRPFLRDVIFYMAAVFWTVVILYRGTISLGETLGYLGLYVVYVVTVIASAYIYSHQKHSATRSSIQSSTHVPEFQSSESDDEAILISNSSIQEDYDSEYCPLLPYCESTSSILLSSLNPVDSRIWRRKSWRWRAIKIVKMPLEVLLLLTVPVVDPDKEDRNWRRPLNCLHLITAPLVCVLTFRSGEYGMYQIEDQFPVWVLTLLFGLFLSAIVFLTTTNNHPPPYHSLFSLLGFVVSAIWISAAALEVVSILHMLGVVFSLSNNLLGLTLLAWGNSIGDMLIGVGLGCLIQMFNNEPVVTVVFHKLPTISWVNVGPFLLTELV
- the LOC115140134 gene encoding mitochondrial sodium/calcium exchanger protein isoform X2 encodes the protein MKSRVVFISLLLCFQYIYGLGSGESGTGVVPSPDRYPDGADLRSSVGTMMGTHFAMFHQGNTDKCAIVMNLSAVDRCAFVKTTPDCSMEDSFINYLKMTFCLLPPDLTPLTITLCMIWLLFLFIVLGLTASKFFCPNLSAISSFLRLTHNVAGVTFLALGNGAPDVFSATVAFSRPHTAGLAIGALFGAGIFVTTVVAGAVSLVKPFTVASRPFLRDVIFYMAAVFWTVVILYRGTISLGETLGYLGLYVVYVVTVIASAYIYSHQKHSATRSSIQSSTHVPEFQSSESDDEAILISNSSIQEDYDSEYCPLLPYCESTSSILLSSLNPVDSRIWRRKSWRWRAIKIVKMPLEVLLLLTVPVVDPDKEDRNWRRPLNCLHLITAPLVCVLTFRSGEYGMYQIEDQFPVWVLTLLFGLFLSAIVFLTTTNNHPPPYHSLFSLLGFVVSAIWISAAALEVVSILHMLGVVFSLSNNLLGLTLLAWGNSIGDMLIGVGLGCLIQMFNNEPVVTFEPAGLLTWVLAGSLGLSLVLSFILVPLHCFHMGRSYGIFLLLFYAVFLLVALLTEFGFIHTGSQ
- the LOC115140134 gene encoding mitochondrial sodium/calcium exchanger protein isoform X5 codes for the protein MKSRVVFISLLLCFQYIYGLGSGESGTGVVPSPDRYPDGADLRSSVGTMMGTHFAMFHQGNTDKCAIVMNLSAVDRCAFVKTTPDCSMEDSFINYLKMTFCLLPPDLTPLTITLCMIWLLFLFIVLGLTASKFFCPNLSAISSFLRLTHNVAGVTFLALGNGAPDVFSATVAFSRPHTAGLAIGALFGAGIFVTTVVAGAVSLVKPFTVASRPFLRDVIFYMAAVFWTVVILYRGTISLGETLGYLGLYVVYVVTVIASAYIYSHQKHSATRSSIQSSTHVPEFQSSESDDEAILISNSSIQEDYDSEYCPLLPYCESTSSILLSSLNPVDSRIWRRKSWRWRAIKIVKMPLEVLLLLTVPVVDPDKEDRNWRRPLNCLHLITAPLVCVLTFRSGEYGMYQIEDQFPVWVLTLLFGLFLSAIVFLTTTNNHPPPYHSLFSLLGFVVSAIWISAAALEVVSILHMLGVVFSLSNNLLGLTLLAWGNSIGDSFSDVTIARQGYPQMAISACFGGIIFNMLIGVGLGCLIQMFNNEPVVTVC
- the LOC115140134 gene encoding mitochondrial sodium/calcium exchanger protein isoform X1; the protein is MKSRVVFISLLLCFQYIYGLGSGESGTGVVPSPDRYPDGADLRSSVGTMMGTHFAMFHQGNTDKCAIVMNLSAVDRCAFVKTTPDCSMEDSFINYLKMTFCLLPPDLTPLTITLCMIWLLFLFIVLGLTASKFFCPNLSAISSFLRLTHNVAGVTFLALGNGAPDVFSATVAFSRPHTAGLAIGALFGAGIFVTTVVAGAVSLVKPFTVASRPFLRDVIFYMAAVFWTVVILYRGTISLGETLGYLGLYVVYVVTVIASAYIYSHQKHSATRSSIQSSTHVPEFQSSESDDEAILISNSSIQEDYDSEYCPLLPYCESTSSILLSSLNPVDSRIWRRKSWRWRAIKIVKMPLEVLLLLTVPVVDPDKEDRNWRRPLNCLHLITAPLVCVLTFRSGEYGMYQIEDQFPVWVLTLLFGLFLSAIVFLTTTNNHPPPYHSLFSLLGFVVSAIWISAAALEVVSILHMLGVVFSLSNNLLGLTLLAWGNSIGDSFSDVTIARQGYPQMAISACFGGIIFNMLIGVGLGCLIQMFNNEPVVTFEPAGLLTWVLAGSLGLSLVLSFILVPLHCFHMGRSYGIFLLLFYAVFLLVALLTEFGFIHTGSQ
- the LOC115140134 gene encoding mitochondrial sodium/calcium exchanger protein isoform X4; amino-acid sequence: MKSRVVFISLLLCFQYIYGLGSGESGTGVVPSPDRYPDGADLRSSVGTMMGTHFAMFHQGNTDKCAIVMNLSAVDRCAFVKTTPDCSMEDSFINYLKMTFCLLPPDLTPLTITLCMIWLLFLFIVLGLTASKFFCPNLSAISSFLRLTHNVAGVTFLALGNGAPDVFSATVAFSRPHTAGLAIGALFGAGIFVTTVVAGAVSLVKPFTVASRPFLRDVIFYMAAVFWTVVILYRGTISLGETLGYLGLYVVYVVTVIASAYIYSHQKHSATRSSIQSSTHVPEFQSSESDDEAILISNSSIQEDYDSEYCPLLPYCESTSSILLSSLNPVDSRIWRRKSWRWRAIKIVKMPLEVLLLLTVPVVDPDKEDRNWRRPLNCLHLITAPLVCVLTFRSGEYGMYQIEDQFPVWVLTLLFGLFLSAIVFLTTTNNHPPPYHSLFSLLGFVVSAIWISAAALEVVSILHMLGVVFSLSNNLLGLTLLAWGNSIGDSFSDVTIARQGYPQMAISACFGGIIFNMLIGVGLGCLIQMFNNEPVVTVVFHKLPTISWVNVGPFLLTELV